The genomic stretch CCACTTCCATACGGAACTCAAGGAACTGGATGGGTTTTGTCTTTGGTCCAGCACATATTGCATGGTCTTTGCGGTAGAGTAGCCAGCTGTTGGCTAAAGCCAGATCCGTGAATTGCATGACTATCCGCATTGTCCACTTCTTCGTACGGGTGCTCATGCGATAGTAACTCATCATTCTATCCATCAAGTCAACTCCACCCATCTTGGTGTTGTACTCACGGACAATGCTTGGTCGCAAAACAGTGACATATTGTTTTAACTTCTTGTCCCAGCGCTGGCAGGTGTCCTCAGGCTGTGTACCGTGAACAACAGACATCAGCAATACTGGCTTGTTGTCGTACCACTTCACTACACACAATTTTCCATCTTCAGTGGACACTTCTGATGAGGTACCTCTTCCTGCGCTTTTCATGGCTTTGTCACTGGGTAACTTGTCGTTCGCTCCAACGAGTCGGTTCTTCATTATTGTACCAGTAATGTACAGCTCCTTCTCCATCATTCGTTGAGCACCTTTGATGGTGGTGAAGAACCGGTCACAATACACTTTTGTGCCGGGTTTCAGGGTTTGACAAAGACGCTCGATGACTAAGCTTCCCAAGCCCAGGCCCTCGGGTTCTTCGACCTTCTCGATCAGTGATTGTGCACCTTGATAGAGCTCAAAGTCAAGCACAATACCATCTGCAGTAGCACACACAAAGTTCTTTATCCCAACTGGGTTGGGCTTCATTGGTAGATATTGTCTGTACGGACAGGCTCCCGTGAAAGGTATAATTTGCTCATCGATAGATGTGCAATCAGGTCGATTCAGAGACTTGCAGCCTCGCAGAATCCGCTCCAGAAAAGGCCTCACCTTCCAGAATTTGTCAGACATCTTCAGATCTTCAGGCACATCATCATCAATTACCACTTTTATTGCTCCCCTCACTTTGAAGAATCTGACACGCGTGAATCTGTCAGTGATGGCAGTGATTTTAAAGGCTTTGGACCAATACATCCTAATGGTTGGGTATGGGATGCAAGACATTAAAATACAGGCACCAAAAAAGTGGTAGACCTCATCGACTGACATGTTGAGTGGCTGCCCACTCCTCGACAGTGACATGGCATTAGAACATTCCGAAATCAGTGTCATCAGATCTCTATCGATGTACTGGTCAAAATACTCTAGTGGGGTCCAGCCATGTCTGTCCAGATCAGTTTTGTCCTCATGCTGATACTCTGCAAGGTTTGGCGTCAATGGGGTAGCCTTCCAGCGTATTCCACGTCCTGCACAACCAGAATCAGAATAAAATAGTATTTAGTATGAATAGTATTTATTGCAGTAAGTTACATTTTATCTATGTTAGCAAATGAGGTGTAGGCCATGTGGTGCATTAAAAACTTGAATCTGTTTGGACGTTTACATGAATTTTGAAGATTTACCCTCAAGGCATGCTaaaatagtaacaattactttgttTGGACTctccttttttattttctttggtTTGGCTTGGTCCTGGTGTTGGCTCCTCCGAGTCATCTTCTTCATGATCAGTCGGTCCAGTTCGACATCGACGTCTGGGAGTGTGGGGTGAACCCGTCCCTGTACTCTCTATCCCTGTCAATGAACCGACAAGTAAATAAGCATTCTGCGTCCAATCCTTCACGTAGCCCTGAGGCCCTaactacataacataaacacaaatctACTGGGCCTTGACTAACCATTATCTGCGCCACGGCAACGTTTATGTCCTCTGCTGTGCTCTGTGGGCTCAGGAATGGGGTCCTCGTCGTCACTGCTGCTTTCCTCCTGTGCTGATGGTTGGTAATTTTCATCCTGGATGGGATCATCATTGTCATATAGGTCTAAATCTGAGTTGTCTTCATCAATCAACCCAAGTAGCTGCATAGCTTGGTGCACAGAAAAACGCtctggaaataaaaacaatggatTTCAATGGTTCTGTACAATATTTTTAACAGAagagcttttgccacaaactgaactcttaaatgtttttctcttgtgtgtgttgtcatgtgttgagtcaaatggctctttctagtaaaactttcagcacaaactgagcagctcaaacatgtttttacctctcttctttgtagagcattcagagtgtttgttgtaaatgtgagtcctcatatcatcttcacagtctgtatcgctgctcaaaggttcttcaacctcgtcttcagcctcactatctgatagtggagctaagaggttgtctacttgtagattctcttcatcatcttcagtcttcacagagagaatactcagtggaaacttggtgtaatcagcttcctctcgtcctagaagacactctccctcctgagtgatccagagttcctcctcttcctttttaatgcagggtggttgtggagtctcctgcttcaaagtggagctcccccatgactgaggggaaacttcttctggattaccgatcagctgctggacgtctgcaagacacaaacaacaaaaacacacatttCTTCTATGtatcgtatgtgtgtgtgtagtgtttcatggccattcatttagtgccttgccagaatgatggatcaatgtttacatgacttgtcaTAGACTCAGAAAAGTTCAGCGAGAATCACAGAAAGTAGAAAACATCTGCTTCGATGGACATCAGGATACTACAAACTAACAGTGGGGAAAAAGTCAATATTGAAATACATCTAAAAAAGATAGTATCTATCTCAAAGAAGTCTGTAGTTAAGAAGTAGAGGACTTTTTTAGATTTAAGTGGCAAGAAATTTGATCCACATTCTGTACAACTGCAATGAATGGAAATTGATCATTTTAATTACATTATTTTTGACACAGTTTGTCCAATAAATGATAACTGTCATCAAGTGTACTTGtatacaacatttattttaagctgttttttacatttttcagtgACTTTGTAAAAATCGCAGTAAAACTCCATGTCACAATATTGCAATACACtattgtatcgtgactcaagtaccgTGATACATGGTTTATCGTGAAGTCCTTGCCAATACCTCGTCTAGGGCTGGACTattatggcaaaacataataatcacgattattttgagtGATTTCGGAATCACGATAAACAACACAAATATTTAGTCATTTAAAAACGTAAAAacagtaccaccaaaactcattACCACATAAAAATGTCTGCGCTTTTCATGGACTGCAACATTTGCACTACTCTCAACAAAACAAGCACATCGATTGCGTTTTAagactgttgtgtttgtgttataATCAGCacttttatttatattgtttggTACTTGTTTATTTGACTAATTTATTTCGGTGTTATTTCCGTTGTTACAAAATGCTATTTCATTTGAATATTCGTGTCATAACCTCGAGAAAGATGTATTTTCTAATTTGGCACTTTGTTCAATTCCAGACACATTTTTAACATAAACTATTAGTTATTAAAACATATCATACCTTACCACCATCAAAGGaattcaatataacatttttaaagaaacAAGAAAATAAGAACTAGAACATCATCATAGGGATATaaaatgacatacagtatatcagaATATATATTTGTATCCATATCACACAACACAAATTGAATTTACTGTACATTATATAGAATTAGGTTTTTGTACGATTCTGTTTCTAACAAACTCTTTTGATTGCATTACTAATTAAAAACTGAGGCACTACTGTAATTAGTCCGTCGTTATTCAGAAAGAAGTTTTCACGtttgaaaaatgtgtttcttttagaaatatacaatgagattttgacttttttaaatttaaaaacctGTGCTTTTATTACCAGTACATTGTGTTAACTGCCTAACATTTACAgatcaaaaattatattttgctttgtaaaaaataatgatttaaacTTTCTTTGGTAACTTTATTTGACATATAGTCCATTCCATTTGTCCTGGGAAGTCAGAATCTCTGAGTTCCTTCCTAGAACCTGTAGTTCCTGGAACAATAGATTCCTGTAGAAGTGTTTGGTTTGTGTTTCCATCGCATTTCATTTCAGGGTAGTttctacaaatcaggctgatgatgtATAAAGGAGcggtttagtatatttctacactgataccatgtaaataaacagactatATTAGACCACAGTTATTTGActaaaaaagtaagtaaatgaaaGACAAAGCCACCATATATAAaacaatttgatttaaaaaataaagtgtaccaaatagttcataaaaagtcaggcttttgtccgcaatgtccaaaAGTCGTCCTCCCAGTAAATGATGAACTCATGAGAGTCACAcgattccttttggtccatttctgctataaataaaaaaaaatcagtgtttatctcacaccAACAACATATACACATTCGCTTTAGCATTAGCTTGTttgcattagcattctgttcactcgggttgaggctaataacgacacaaatggagtgtcactgactacttttacaacatttaACAATGTAAGTTGTTCATATTTTAGGCTATTTTCCTTCGTTCCACTTGTGTACTGCTtcctttttttccacatttatccaacaaagtcttAGAGTGGTAAGCAGCTGGGGTCATTGCTTCGAGTCCGGCTTCATATTACCCCGTAAACACGCTTTAAAGGACTCCGcccacttctcgtagctttgcGTATCGAAATGAAGTTAGTAAAAATGATAAACAAAAATAGCACGCATATAGTTTATAGACTATAGCTgggtaaaaacactgcaagatagttctaCTAATCAGCGTTCGTTggcacaaagatgccccacaaaagttcctgcaaatCAAAACCTATTTCTACTTTCTTTCTTTGTTGTCAAGTTTGTTTGAATAGAAATACACAAGTCACCTAGCActctgtgttcaaccaatcagcgttcgacaaCACATCCCGCCCCTGAAAAGTTCCCGGGAAACTTGTAAAAGACCCGCCGAGCTGGCAGAAACTCTGCAAGGTTCCTGAGGAACTAAATCCACCCAGgttgtttttggtggaaacacagggggaactttatttacccagGTAAATGGGAAAGTTGCTGTAAAAGTTCCTGCGGTAGAAGAGGGCTTTTTCTCACCACCCCCCAAATtagtttcaaagatggctgcacAGAATGTAAAAAAGAATATCCGCTTCCATAATATTCGTGTTTCGCActtctgattactttttttggcAGTAAATCATACaatgtattattgtatttgtacATGTGGTAAGGTGACAGTAGTATTAACTACGCTGTACGCTGCTGGCAATTGCATCTGTGtttggggtggtatagctcggttggtagagtggccgtgccagcaacttgagggttccaggttcgatacccgcttctgccatcctagtcactgctgttgtgtccttaggcaagacactttacccacctgctcccaatgccacccacactggtttaaaaatgtaacttaaatattgggtttcacaatgtaaagtgctatgagtcactagagaaaggggctatataaatataattcacttcctcTTCATCCACCGTCTTTGAGGGTCACAAAAAGAgtgtgtattttttccataagttCTTTATATTTAAACAAGGCAACtgcaaaaaaaagcttttgttgaTGTGACCATCTTGATTACCAACATCGCACCTTTAAGTTGGCTGTGACGTAAATCCCAGCTGCGACTTCCAACTTTGGAGGTAAATGGAATGCAGCATTTATGAGCTGTGGCACTTGTGGAGAACTTCCCAATCAAAAGTTGACAGTAATCATATTAGTCTTGTTCTTTattacctccaatcctctgcccattgatgtaaacatgtggtccagtcttctcttcacacactgcacatctcttactcttccccaaAATCTGTCCTTTTCATATctttattttctttacacaagcgcttgttttgctcttccacctgcgagtgtccgccctgagatctgtaggtcgtgaattcaaaccctggctgagtcataccaaaggctatTAAAAAAactgagacccattacctccctgcttggcactcagcatcaagggttggaattgggggttaaatcaccaaaaatgattcccgagcgcggccaccgctgctgctcactgctcccctcacctcccagggggtgaacaagggggtgggtccaatgcagagtacaaatttcaccacacctagtgtgcgtgtgacaatcattgggacttcAACTTTTTAACTtgaacaatcatggcggctctttgtttacattgttgaaaaGTTGGCTAATTTCTCATCACTTTTTTCAGGGCTTGAAatagttttcaaatgacaaaactgaaactcactcaccttcatctttcgtctttatctccgttggtggtTCTCTTTtaccggacgtcgccatcttagcatagcagtagtcgtccatcttctatcacgtcttcaatcttcacttcagctaacactccatcgctccaaactcaacTTATGTTTCGCGGTCTTaagaaaaaaactaatacatGACGTAGGTGTTTCTATATTTGCTGTGAATATATATCATCATTTAGAAACGGGGAAGCCACCGCCACTCAGTCCGCCATCTTGCCCGCCACCTGGCCTTCACTTCCGGAAATTCGGTCGGTTCTGCGCATGTGCGCGCGTGACGTCATTCCCTTCACCCTGCTAAATGCTTAATGTATTTTGTTCATTAAAACAAGCAAACACGCAAGAAAAAGCAAACGCGACGTGAAATTGAACAAGGGGTGGTTAATGAGCCACaacacaggaaaaaaaacaccCAGAACAGAATTTTTTTATTCATCTTCTACGCCTCCATTTAAAACTATTACCTCTGAAGTTTCACTCTTTCACTCTACTGCCATTGCACTAAATGACTCACGCAGGCACAGCTGTATTGCTTGTTTcccgtcacgtgacttcttcccggaagtgaaaaccaagCAAGCAGCAGCATCAAGCGcgactgcctactggcgctgacgagacgcggggccgccatcttggagtggtgatccgctccactcagtgcaattcatttggcaggagcaatgaactgtcagcgcatttaattcattttacctcactgaataccactgattttcacgcacttttttgtcatacgtgtagctatgataaaggacacatgttttggcgtgttttattattcatagtttgcttaacagtaatagaatattcttatatgctataagtgaccagacgtccgagatcaaaactgggaatataatcccagagaagggggaaaacggtcagctatttttaaattgaagaaagaatatgattaggttatatatacatgcgtatatcctacataaacaatgtatgaatacactagatatctatatatcttatagcctgtatctctgttgctgcagcagcagggagtttattctgtcttgacactttgtattgatattttgtattacattcttcccttaaatgatcatgtttacagtgattgttttatatgtatttgtttatgtatgtcgctttggataaaaacgtctgccaaatacttaaacataaacatatataaacacctgaaagtctttatatcagctaaaaccaccaatctgtttcactggattcagaataaaaccaaattctgtgttacccaacaatgttagtatttgaatattgttacttgaagacttattcctggttacaattatactgttaagaaagtattgtcttatactttgcctaaaatgacaaTGCatcatcagtggcggctggtgaattttgttttaggtggggctgaaagtttgtaaactaaacccctgtaggggggtcaacctcccccagaagatttctttgtgattttcacatacaaatgaagcattctggtgcattctgacaaaaaTAATGAAgagaaaatacaacatttcttgggtttgcagagaactatatacaatcTGCACGCGGAAGGTGGGATGCcaccataggtttgcagagaactatatacaatatgcacacactcttttcacaaaatacaaccaatagtacgttaatgttaaatcttacttgtgaaaagtaatcccccgattcctattttcaacagtccgctcatttgagcaggaaaacgctgagcaccagcccggcatctttgttttctacctgtcaactatcagtttaggcagctcgccggctcctcatccccACTTCAAgtcggcggccgaatttctcgcgtcacagcagccaatgctgcttctacttataagatgtctatggcgcGAACTATacgagtacaaaagaggcttaaatcttcctgcatgaagcagatacgagcaaaaaaaatttaaaaaataaactataCAACGGAATAGACTCATTTACTttctacaaaaaatatatgttgagtgatatcaaggattatcctaAACATATCAAACTATCTTGCcctccagacgccattctacaccacaaaacaaatggaaacttggaaaagcatggaggtctacaacttctgtttAACAAACTAACAAGTACTGAATCATCACCATATTTAATTTTTGTCCGGTTGTCATACACACTAAATAATACTGGGTTATTTtgctaacccaatttatgagttgctagtgttgggttaaattttggagttatttttacgaATAGCAATAATTTTGGGGGGTcctaagggtattattttaactcaatttctaggttttcaaaattatgaaccatttttgggttgtttttcaacgagaaacgcatttttgggtaaaaggcttttttcaaaataaaaagttacttttttcttgaagtgaATTTTATTATGGATGCATCTcctttaacattatttacaatcacccaacattgagttagcatacctcaatttttgggttaaataattcaacccaatagtttggttgggaataacccaacattaagttattataactcaactttttggttaaatgatTCAACGCAAaatttgggttgaaaaaaataacccagaatgttgagttaaaataactcaaataaggggttcgtccttttctgaaccagaaGTTGGGTTAAATTGGGTTATTTATGTAAcccaacttttttttgtgtgtatgtacGCTGACACATTTgcgtacaaaataaacaaaagtgaAGTCGTACAAGTACATTTCCTGACAAagtttctgtttgttaaaaaaatcaaatacaaataatattaagataatatttcaatgggaaatactagtatattaaaaatatatcaaacaaaacTTTAACACAGTAATCACTGCAAAATTGTGCAAACTTGTGCGTCCTTCGactcttccgcccttcttgacaacctctcgaggaactctgctGGTGTGACAAAGTTCCTTAAATCCTTGAAAACCTCCGATAATATGACCGTTTCAAATGGAAATTATCAATCAATCGTGCTTGATTACTGCGCTTGTATAAACTCAAATTGGTGATACTTCTCATTTCCTTAAGAAGCAAGCTACTGCGCTGATTGCTAGCTACCAGCTAAAGCCCATAGCGCCACTAAtcactagctatcttaaatgcaaacatgaaaacaagacacattaacgtctttccccattacaaacctcataacccaatctaaacttgtataaacacaatattgtctgagcaactaatattttcaattgtgcacattgaacctacaggctgtgctctcttagaaaagagtgataaatatatatatatattttttaaaattcatatttatttcaataacaaAGTAATACCAATtctatacattttcaaaatgtggtcATGACAAAAATATCTTCAGTAGTTGTCAGACTATCATTAATGTTCAGACAATAAAGCAAGATATTCAAACACAACTACTATACAGTAAAGGTAAATATGAAGATCCATACATGACGTGTCTacctacaacaggaagtgaactcacgtgacgtcacataaaccaaaATAAGTCCATAAAATGGAAGAAAATCAAACCTGTGGAAATGGGTTCAatgattttggtaaaaaaaaccaacaaagataGTCCATCATAAAGGGAAAACatttgttaaaacaaaaaaaccagTGCTGAAGAAGTGGAACTACCAAGCTCCAGCACACATTTTTAAGTACAGTTGCTGAGATCTCATCAGGGCCATTAGTCTTTGAAGAGTCAAAAGAACACAATTTAATAACAACATCTTTGGGCCAGAATTTATGGTTGAGAAAACTTGGGGAGATTCTTGTGTGTCATCATCTGATGTTGGTCTGTAGACACAAAACATCaacaccaggggcctcatgtatgcacaaaaacctggcgtacgcCCTTTTTCACGCCAAAGTGGAGCTGTGCGGTGCCTCACGCCAACTTCATGGCTGTCGTACGCACATTTCTACAAGCTGTGGATACTTtggtgacacacagaggggatgtTGTTTAAATAAAGAAATGTCAAACAATTACTCCTCAGACTGCTTGATGTGCACATCAGAGGATATGAACAATTAACACACCTCCTAAGTGAAATtacatgattggatataaaatcataggcaaaaaaacaacattaaaaaatgatCAACACGTTAGCCAGATATATTAAATTCCCATACCACAGGCCAACATTAAAGCACAATGTGAAGCAACAGCGTTTTTCCTAATGTGAGCCACTGACTGCACACACATTGCTATAAAAGCACCATCACATGATGATTATGTAAATGTAAACAGGAAACATATTTAGGATCAATGTACAGATCATATGTGATGTGCAAATGCAATGAACAACATTGTAGTGATGTGTCCTGGTTCAACACATGATTCTTACATTGTAAGTAACAGCATGGTTGGGAACAGACTACAAGCTGGCATTGTGTGTGATGGCTGGCTTCTTGgtgattacatttatttatgtcatTGTCCTAACATTCATCTCTGTGATGCACATTGAGCATATGTGTCTCACTAACTTGCAACAAAAGTGGAATAGACAACATTTTTACACTCCAGCAAGAAACACCTCcaactcatccatccatcttcttccgcttattcgaggtcgggacgcggggtagcagcctaagcagggaagcccagggataccgaggcgttcccaggccagccgggagacatagtcttcctaacgtgtcctgggtcttccccgtggcctcctactggttggacgtgccctaaacacctccctagggaggcgctcgggtggcatcctgaccagatgcccgaaccacctcatctggctcctctcgatgcggaggagcagcggctttactttgagctccccccggatggcagagcttctcactctatctctaagggaggaaattcatttcggccgcttgtacccgtgatcttgtcctttcggtcataacccaaagctcatgaccataggtgaggatgggaacgtagatcgaccggtaaattgagagctttgccttccggctcagctccttcttcaccacaacggatcgatacagcgtccgcattactacaGACGCCGTACCGACCCGCCTGTTgatttcacgatccactcttccctcactcgtgaacaagactccgaggtacttgaactcctccacttggggcagggtctcctccccaaccccgagatggcattccacctttttccgggcgagaaccatggactcgggcttggaggtgctgattctcatcccagtcgcttcacactcggctgcgaaccgatccagtgagacctgaagatcctggccagatgaagccatcaggaccacatcatctgcaaaaagcagagacctaatcctgcagccaccaaaccggatcgcctcaacgccttgactgcgcctagaaattctgtccataaaagttatgaacaggatcggtgacaaaggacagccttggcggagtccaaccctcactggaaaagtgtccgacttactgccggcaatgcggaccaagctctgacactgattatacagggagcggaccgccacaatcagacagtccgataccccatactctctgagcactcccccacggtcaaatgccttctccaagtccacaaagcacatgtagactggttgggcaaactcccatgcaccctcaaggaccctgccgagagtatagagctggtccacagttccacgaccaggacgaaaaccacactgttcctcctgaatccgaggttcgactatccggcgtagcctcctctccagcacacctgaatataccttaccgggaaggctccAACTCACTGTCGGTGAAATTCTCCTTTTTCACCGTCTTGctcattatttttgtgttttctgactgTGCAGAGTGGGAGATCTCAGACGCATGGCTAATTTAAATATGATTTAATTAAACGGGGGCGTGGACACGGAGTGTCAATTTCACATTGATTGATGATCGTTGATTAATCCGTGCACACACTTTAGTACATCTACAGTTTTTGTGCgtacaacatttttttgttgttttgccacACAATGAGGCCTCAGGCTATTCAATTCATGTTGTTGGTGTTCAAAGTCAGACATTCTGGAGGCGGTAAAAGTATCACTGAAGAAGACTACAGTTCTTCCCCAGCTAGACTCATCAGGTCTGAAAAGAAGTAACCAAGCACTACAAGCATAATCTATCTTACTATTCAGGAAAGTTTCAGATACACAGAAGACAAGATTAT from Entelurus aequoreus isolate RoL-2023_Sb linkage group LG17, RoL_Eaeq_v1.1, whole genome shotgun sequence encodes the following:
- the LOC133632455 gene encoding piggyBac transposable element-derived protein 3-like produces the protein MDDYCYAKMATSGKREPPTEIKTKDEDVQQLIGNPEEVSPQSWGSSTLKQETPQPPCIKKEEEELWITQEGECLLGREEADYTKFPLSILSVKTEDDEENLQVDNLLAPLSDSEAEDEVEEPLSSDTDCEDDMRTHIYNKHSECSTKKRERFSVHQAMQLLGLIDEDNSDLDLYDNDDPIQDENYQPSAQEESSSDDEDPIPEPTEHSRGHKRCRGADNGIESTGTGSPHTPRRRCRTGPTDHEEDDSEEPTPGPSQTKENKKGESKQRRGIRWKATPLTPNLAEYQHEDKTDLDRHGWTPLEYFDQYIDRDLMTLISECSNAMSLSRSGQPLNMSVDEVYHFFGACILMSCIPYPTIRMYWSKAFKITAITDRFTRVRFFKVRGAIKVVIDDDVPEDLKMSDKFWKVRPFLERILRGCKSLNRPDCTSIDEQIIPFTGACPYRQYLPMKPNPVGIKNFVCATADGIVLDFELYQGAQSLIEKVEEPEGLGLGSLVIERLCQTLKPGTKVYCDRFFTTIKGAQRMMEKELYITGTIMKNRLVGANDKLPSDKAMKSAGRGTSSEVSTEDGKLCVVKWYDNKPVLLMSVVHGTQPEDTCQRWDKKLKQYVTVLRPSIVREYNTKMGGVDLMDRMMSYYRMSTRTKKWTMRIVMQFTDLALANSWLLYRKDHAICAGPKTKPIQFLEFRMEVANILLAQHHGADGDLSEQSEEEDAQHGVKRHVTQVPHVSVRRRANAHLPEMMGLRNAMRCRLPGCTGRTRVRCVTCKVFLCLQTERNCYSAFHR